A window of Raphanus sativus cultivar WK10039 unplaced genomic scaffold, ASM80110v3 Scaffold3905, whole genome shotgun sequence contains these coding sequences:
- the LOC130507018 gene encoding transcription factor bHLH143-like: MPLDNGQQKWLPLGLNTPQPQDIPTGSSCPVTPSPELGKVYAAQHQFRRYLQPPPFQALLSTCEKQASCLNGPPSNCDAAPERALKSCQKRFLVFDQSGNQTRLLQCGFPPSVAAADPGKILSFLNLERGLSKDHAVPEKILLHEDRVNGGEESEMHEDTEEINALLYSDDDDDCESDDDDEVTSTGHSPFPVEQQACNNKTEEEDEEEPDETESYDDDDDGP, translated from the coding sequence ATGCCTCTTGATAACGGGCAACAGAAATGGTTGCCACTGGGCTTGAATACTCCTCAGCCTCAGGACATACCTACCGGGTCTTCCTGTCCTGTAACACCTTCCCCGGAACTCGGTAAAGTATATGCAGCTCAGCATCAGTTCCGCCGCTATCTGCAACCACCACCGTTCCAGGCCTTACTGTCCACTTGTGAAAAACAAGCTTCATGTTTGAACGGGCCTCCGTCTAACTGCGATGCTGCTCCAGAGAGGGCACTCAAGTCTTGTCAGAAAAGATTTCTAGTATTCGATCAGTCAGGAAACCAGACTCGCTTGTTACAGTGTGGCTTCCCTCCTTCTGTGGCTGCTGCAGATCCAGGGAAAATTCTCAGTTTTCTAAACCTAGAGAGAGGGTTAAGCAAAGATCATGCCGTTCCAGAAAAGATATTGCTCCATGAAGATCGTGTTAATGGAGGAGAAGAGTCGGAGATGCACGAAGACACTGAGGAAATCAACGCACTGTTGtattctgatgatgatgatgattgcgagagtgatgatgatgatgaagtaaCGAGCACAGGTCACTCTCCATTCCCAGTTGAACAACAAGCGTGCAATaataaaacagaagaagaagacgaagaagaaccGGATGAAACCGAAagctatgatgatgatgatgatggtccAC